In a single window of the Prevotella melaninogenica genome:
- a CDS encoding AAA family ATPase — MEENKEVRTDLAAFSEKVMQLRGEISKVIVGQQEAVALLLTAILADGHVLIEGVPGVAKTLLARLMSRLIDARFSRIQFTPDLMPSDVLGTTVFNMKTSEFDFHEGPVFSDLVLVDEINRAPAKTQAALFEVMEERQVTIDGTTRRMSDVYSIIATQNPVEQEGTYRLPEAQLDRFLFKISMGYPSVDEEMNILKRHQEKRNLIKLEDVKPVLTIDELLQMRKKLDTVFVEESLLGYIANIVQQTRTSKAVYLGASPRASVAMLNAAKASALLGGRDFVTPEDIKFVTPSILQHRLILTAEAEMEGYTPFKVAQKLIDKVEVPK; from the coding sequence ATGGAAGAGAATAAAGAAGTAAGAACCGACCTTGCTGCATTCAGTGAAAAGGTGATGCAGTTGCGGGGAGAGATAAGTAAGGTTATTGTTGGGCAGCAGGAGGCAGTTGCTCTGTTGTTAACAGCGATTCTTGCAGATGGTCATGTGCTGATAGAAGGTGTGCCAGGAGTTGCAAAAACCTTGTTGGCACGTCTGATGTCACGTCTGATTGATGCACGTTTCAGTCGTATTCAATTCACGCCAGACCTCATGCCAAGTGATGTACTTGGTACGACTGTTTTCAATATGAAGACCTCTGAGTTCGACTTCCATGAAGGTCCTGTGTTCTCAGATCTCGTCCTTGTAGATGAAATCAATCGTGCCCCTGCAAAGACACAGGCAGCTCTTTTCGAGGTAATGGAGGAACGTCAGGTGACGATTGATGGTACAACTCGTCGTATGAGCGATGTCTATTCTATTATTGCGACACAGAATCCAGTAGAACAAGAAGGTACTTATCGTCTACCAGAGGCTCAGCTCGACCGTTTCCTCTTTAAGATAAGCATGGGTTATCCTTCTGTTGATGAGGAAATGAACATCCTTAAGCGTCATCAGGAGAAGCGAAACCTCATAAAGTTGGAAGATGTTAAGCCAGTACTTACTATTGACGAACTTCTGCAGATGCGCAAGAAGCTTGATACTGTATTCGTAGAGGAGAGCCTTTTAGGCTATATTGCAAACATCGTACAGCAGACTCGTACCTCAAAGGCTGTCTATCTCGGTGCCAGTCCACGTGCTTCTGTGGCCATGCTCAATGCTGCTAAGGCTTCAGCTTTGTTGGGTGGTCGTGACTTTGTAACACCTGAAGACATCAAGTTTGTTACTCCAAGTATTCTTCAACATCGTCTTATCCTCACTGCTGAGGCAGAAATGGAGGGATACACTCCATTCAAGGTTGCACAGAAGTTGATTGACAAGGTGGAAGTTCCTAAGTAA
- a CDS encoding DUF4350 domain-containing protein has product MNKRFWFFVAGFLVFVFLLEWNAPSKFVWDPTFNHYDKQPFGCAVFDSLMEKSTPAGYEVTRKTFSQLEREGYGKKPHAFLVLSNGVELTETDIRALDKLLKNGNKVFIATSYLMFDSLNPDFNVSVYGKGVFSPLQVQNSIKNQSIPYDTLVFPRQLPYQEKEYHVYSAMTGSYVVVEGKVTCDTLVKSWVSEEESDSTEGYWEPRIVSIKRGKGELFLSCEPLLMTNYGILDTETNELVFRLMSQFRGLPIIRSEAYGPETEFETNTPLRFWLQNEPLRWAIYLTLGGLLLFCIFYARRRQRVIPVVEEPANRSLEFVKLIGTLYHQKHINSDLLQKKYSYFAETLRRMTMIDVEDVESRKENIAQIAIRTGMPEAEVRMILDRVERYLQGNDELKDTALRKVIDGMDMIINKL; this is encoded by the coding sequence ATGAACAAAAGGTTTTGGTTCTTTGTAGCTGGGTTCCTTGTCTTCGTTTTCCTATTAGAGTGGAATGCGCCTTCAAAGTTTGTTTGGGATCCAACCTTCAATCATTACGATAAGCAGCCATTTGGTTGTGCGGTGTTCGACTCACTGATGGAGAAGTCAACTCCTGCTGGCTATGAGGTGACACGGAAGACTTTCTCACAATTGGAACGTGAGGGTTACGGTAAGAAACCGCATGCTTTCTTGGTTCTGTCAAACGGAGTTGAACTAACAGAAACAGATATTCGGGCTTTAGACAAGCTTTTGAAGAATGGTAATAAGGTCTTTATTGCAACGTCTTATTTGATGTTTGACTCTTTAAATCCAGACTTTAATGTAAGTGTATATGGGAAAGGTGTATTCTCTCCTTTGCAGGTTCAGAATTCAATAAAGAATCAGTCTATTCCCTACGACACCTTAGTTTTCCCTCGACAGTTGCCTTATCAGGAAAAAGAATACCATGTCTATTCTGCTATGACGGGTAGTTATGTAGTAGTAGAAGGGAAAGTTACGTGTGATACTTTGGTTAAAAGTTGGGTTTCAGAGGAGGAATCTGATTCTACAGAAGGCTATTGGGAGCCACGTATAGTTAGCATTAAACGAGGAAAGGGAGAACTCTTCCTTTCTTGTGAACCATTATTGATGACCAATTATGGCATCCTCGATACTGAGACAAACGAACTCGTTTTCCGTTTGATGTCACAGTTTAGAGGCTTACCTATTATCCGCTCTGAAGCATACGGTCCTGAGACGGAATTTGAAACGAATACTCCACTACGCTTCTGGTTGCAAAATGAGCCGCTACGATGGGCAATCTATCTCACCTTAGGTGGACTATTGCTCTTCTGTATATTCTACGCACGTAGACGACAGCGTGTTATCCCTGTGGTAGAAGAGCCTGCTAATCGTTCGTTGGAGTTTGTGAAGTTGATAGGAACCCTTTATCATCAGAAGCATATTAATAGTGACTTGCTGCAGAAAAAGTATAGTTACTTTGCAGAGACGTTGCGTCGTATGACGATGATAGATGTCGAGGATGTTGAGTCAAGGAAGGAGAATATAGCACAGATAGCCATTCGAACAGGAATGCCAGAGGCTGAAGTGCGAATGATACTTGACCGTGTCGAACGTTATTTGCAGGGTAATGATGAACTGAAAGATACTGCTCTGCGAAAGGTAATAGATGGTATGGATATGATAATCAATAAGCTATAA